The Helianthus annuus cultivar XRQ/B chromosome 16, HanXRQr2.0-SUNRISE, whole genome shotgun sequence genome includes a window with the following:
- the LOC110915994 gene encoding transcription factor bHLH110 isoform X2, with the protein MESANFHLHQQEDHHLVTSSFSWSQNPILNGTNNIINLRTLDASTNSSVQDFRFPYNSMGYPIENIVSHELQCRSRIKDEFSVAESYPKFLELLNGSPTSNSEDVHLQPYSVAESYSKIIELLKDSPMSNTEDIHLHPYSTYLKNNDHQQISYSNNGSRGTLSQIFPTISVPSLNQCTTTTSSSSSSSTSSSSAVSSTSFDMNCLPPLNLFGSPRFDHGNLNYDVSLNTHNHGDISYGFDRMLQPNQRPSACPNKMTRVSTTGRIDQSAKRPASKYVDAKETQSVAPKKSKLEPRSSSAPFQVRKEKLGDKIAAIQQLVAPFGKTDTASVLMEAIGYIKFLQTQVETLSVPYMKSTTNKIDGISSERGRMEEDGDITDEVKRDLRSRGLCLVPLSCLSYVTDGCEGMWPHHNHLT; encoded by the exons ATGGAGTCTGCAAACTTTCATCTCCATCAACAAGAAGATCATCATCTTGTGACTTCTTCTTTTTCATGGTCCCAAAATCCCATCTT GAACGGAACAAATAACATCATAAATTTAAGAACTCTTGACGCGAGTACCAATTCCTCGGTTCAAGATTTTCGATTTCCTTACAATAGTATGGGGTATCCAATTGAGAACATTGTGTCACATGAATTGCAATGTCGTTCGCGTATAAAAGATGAGTTTTCAGTCGCAGAATCGTACCCAAAATTCTTAGAACTTTTAAATGGCAGCCCAACATCTAACTCTGAAGATGTACACTTACAACCTTACTCGGTTGCAGAATCGTACTCGAAAATCATAGAACTTTTAAAAGACAGCCCAATGTCTAACACTGAAGATATACACTTACACCCTTACTCTACCTACTTGAAGAACAATGATCACCAACAAATTAGCTACTCGAACAACGGTTCTAGGGGGACATTAAGCCAGATTTTCCCGACTATAAGTGTTCCAAGTTTGAATCAATGCACCAccaccacatcatcatcatcttcctcttcaacatcatcatcttcagcaGTTTCTTCAACCTCTTTTGACATGAACTGCTTGCCACCATTGAATCTTTTCGGTTCTCCAAGATTTGATCATGGGAATTTGAACTATGATGTATCACTCAACACACATAATCATGGTGATATATCTTATGGTTTTGATCGTATGCTTCAACCGAATCAAAGGCCATCAGCTTGCCCTAATAAG ATGACAAGGGTCTCCACCACTGGAAGAATAGATCAATCAGCAAAAAGGCCAGCTAGCAAATATGTAGATGCAAAGGAGACTCAATCTGTAGCACCCAAGAAATCAAAATTGGAACCACGTTCTTCTTCAGCGCCCTTTCAG GTTAGAAAGGAGAAATTAGGGGACAAAATTGCTGCTATTCAGCAGCTGGTGGCACCTTTTGGCAAG ACTGATACAGCTTCGGTACTAATGGAGGCTATTGGATATATCAAATTTCTACAAACACAAGTCGAG ACACTTAGCGTGCCATACATGAAGTCAACAACAAACAAGATTGATGGAATATCATCAGAACGG GGGCGAATGGAGGAGGACGGAGATATTACAGATGAGGTGAAGAGAGATCTTAGAAGTCGAGGATTGTGTTTGGTGCCACTATCATGCTTGTCATATGTTACAGATGGATGTGAAGGCATGTGGCCACACCATAATCACCTAACATGA
- the LOC110915994 gene encoding transcription factor bHLH110 isoform X1, which translates to MESANFHLHQQEDHHLVTSSFSWSQNPILNGTNNIINLRTLDASTNSSVQDFRFPYNSMGYPIENIVSHELQCRSRIKDEFSVAESYPKFLELLNGSPTSNSEDVHLQPYSVAESYSKIIELLKDSPMSNTEDIHLHPYSTYLKNNDHQQISYSNNGSRGTLSQIFPTISVPSLNQCTTTTSSSSSSSTSSSSAVSSTSFDMNCLPPLNLFGSPRFDHGNLNYDVSLNTHNHGDISYGFDRMLQPNQRPSACPNKMTRVSTTGRIDQSAKRPASKYVDAKETQSVAPKKSKLEPRSSSAPFQQVRKEKLGDKIAAIQQLVAPFGKTDTASVLMEAIGYIKFLQTQVETLSVPYMKSTTNKIDGISSERGRMEEDGDITDEVKRDLRSRGLCLVPLSCLSYVTDGCEGMWPHHNHLT; encoded by the exons ATGGAGTCTGCAAACTTTCATCTCCATCAACAAGAAGATCATCATCTTGTGACTTCTTCTTTTTCATGGTCCCAAAATCCCATCTT GAACGGAACAAATAACATCATAAATTTAAGAACTCTTGACGCGAGTACCAATTCCTCGGTTCAAGATTTTCGATTTCCTTACAATAGTATGGGGTATCCAATTGAGAACATTGTGTCACATGAATTGCAATGTCGTTCGCGTATAAAAGATGAGTTTTCAGTCGCAGAATCGTACCCAAAATTCTTAGAACTTTTAAATGGCAGCCCAACATCTAACTCTGAAGATGTACACTTACAACCTTACTCGGTTGCAGAATCGTACTCGAAAATCATAGAACTTTTAAAAGACAGCCCAATGTCTAACACTGAAGATATACACTTACACCCTTACTCTACCTACTTGAAGAACAATGATCACCAACAAATTAGCTACTCGAACAACGGTTCTAGGGGGACATTAAGCCAGATTTTCCCGACTATAAGTGTTCCAAGTTTGAATCAATGCACCAccaccacatcatcatcatcttcctcttcaacatcatcatcttcagcaGTTTCTTCAACCTCTTTTGACATGAACTGCTTGCCACCATTGAATCTTTTCGGTTCTCCAAGATTTGATCATGGGAATTTGAACTATGATGTATCACTCAACACACATAATCATGGTGATATATCTTATGGTTTTGATCGTATGCTTCAACCGAATCAAAGGCCATCAGCTTGCCCTAATAAG ATGACAAGGGTCTCCACCACTGGAAGAATAGATCAATCAGCAAAAAGGCCAGCTAGCAAATATGTAGATGCAAAGGAGACTCAATCTGTAGCACCCAAGAAATCAAAATTGGAACCACGTTCTTCTTCAGCGCCCTTTCAG CAGGTTAGAAAGGAGAAATTAGGGGACAAAATTGCTGCTATTCAGCAGCTGGTGGCACCTTTTGGCAAG ACTGATACAGCTTCGGTACTAATGGAGGCTATTGGATATATCAAATTTCTACAAACACAAGTCGAG ACACTTAGCGTGCCATACATGAAGTCAACAACAAACAAGATTGATGGAATATCATCAGAACGG GGGCGAATGGAGGAGGACGGAGATATTACAGATGAGGTGAAGAGAGATCTTAGAAGTCGAGGATTGTGTTTGGTGCCACTATCATGCTTGTCATATGTTACAGATGGATGTGAAGGCATGTGGCCACACCATAATCACCTAACATGA